The following coding sequences are from one Triticum dicoccoides isolate Atlit2015 ecotype Zavitan chromosome 4A, WEW_v2.0, whole genome shotgun sequence window:
- the LOC119284721 gene encoding uncharacterized protein LOC119284721 isoform X2, producing MVHNLLATEERDDAHYSFLQVKKGYVLITRMESITSYKNQYGQHRSGTQEQLGTHVAANDMCALDEWPSHARRNRAQLWNESDGQNKKGRGVLFVFRTKHLKRFKTKKMKLKVQFPVNIEAIFSRPHRKALRNATHHSLMGMDTWPNHQVVLKRIKSQFEEQARATAEIQKVNSELSHQVTKLQDQLQAERESTQERINFERAERENLEESLKEERADMERLLEEERRSTLKFEKNMMAKFAQLSQQTQTHQTASTTGTLGTRHNVIAPNTLIQAATIRMFRAMDPKIN from the exons ATG GTACACAACTTGCTCGCTACAGAGGAAAGAGATGATGCACATTACTCCTTTCTGCAAG TAAAGAAAGGATATGTTCTCATAACAAGGATGGAAAGTATAACGTCCTACAAAAACCAATATGGACAACACAGATCTG GAACTCAAGAACAACTTGGTACTCATGTAGCTGCTAATGACATGTGTGCACTGGATGAATGGCCATCCCATGCTCGCCGCAACCGTGCACAACTATGGAATG AAAGTGATGGACAGAATAAGAAAGGGCGAGGTGTACTTTTCGTATTTAGGACAAAGCATTTAAAGAGGTTCAAAACAAAGAAAATGAAACTGAAGGTCCAGTTTCCAGTGAACATAGAAGCAATATTTTCCAGACCGCATAGAAAGGCACTCCGCAATGCAACTCATCACAGCCTCATGGGTATGGATACATGGCCAAACCACCAAGTGGTTCTGAAAAGGATTAAATCACAATTTGAAGAGCAAGCACGTGCTACAGCAGAGATCCAAAAGGTAAACTCTGAGCTCAGCCATCAGGTCACCAAATTACAAGATCAATTACAAGCTGAACGTGAAAGCACACAAGAGAGGATTAACTTCGAGCGTGCtgagagagaaaaccttgaggagagCTTAAAAGAAGAGCGTGCTGATATGGAAAGATTGTTGGAAGAGGAGCGAAGATCAACATTGAAATTTGAGAAAAACATGATGGCAAAGTTTGCACAGTTATCCCAACAGACGCAAACACATCAG ACCGCTAGTACTACTGGGACTCTTGGTACAAGGCACAATGTAATTGCTCCCAATACGCTCATACAAGCTGCAACAATTCGAATGTTTCGAGCAATG GATCCAAAGATTAACTAG
- the LOC119284721 gene encoding uncharacterized protein LOC119284721 isoform X1, translating into MVHNLLATEERDDAHYSFLQVKKGYVLITRMESITSYKNQYGQHRSGTQEQLGTHVAANDMCALDEWPSHARRNRAQLWNESDGQNKKGRGVLFVFRTKHLKRFKTKKMKLKVQFPVNIEAIFSRPHRKALRNATHHSLMGMDTWPNHQVVLKRIKSQFEEQARATAEIQKVNSELSHQVTKLQDQLQAERESTQERINFERAERENLEESLKEERADMERLLEEERRSTLKFEKNMMAKFAQLSQQTQTHQTASTTGTLGTRHNVIAPNTLIQAATIRMFRAMVSGSKD; encoded by the exons ATG GTACACAACTTGCTCGCTACAGAGGAAAGAGATGATGCACATTACTCCTTTCTGCAAG TAAAGAAAGGATATGTTCTCATAACAAGGATGGAAAGTATAACGTCCTACAAAAACCAATATGGACAACACAGATCTG GAACTCAAGAACAACTTGGTACTCATGTAGCTGCTAATGACATGTGTGCACTGGATGAATGGCCATCCCATGCTCGCCGCAACCGTGCACAACTATGGAATG AAAGTGATGGACAGAATAAGAAAGGGCGAGGTGTACTTTTCGTATTTAGGACAAAGCATTTAAAGAGGTTCAAAACAAAGAAAATGAAACTGAAGGTCCAGTTTCCAGTGAACATAGAAGCAATATTTTCCAGACCGCATAGAAAGGCACTCCGCAATGCAACTCATCACAGCCTCATGGGTATGGATACATGGCCAAACCACCAAGTGGTTCTGAAAAGGATTAAATCACAATTTGAAGAGCAAGCACGTGCTACAGCAGAGATCCAAAAGGTAAACTCTGAGCTCAGCCATCAGGTCACCAAATTACAAGATCAATTACAAGCTGAACGTGAAAGCACACAAGAGAGGATTAACTTCGAGCGTGCtgagagagaaaaccttgaggagagCTTAAAAGAAGAGCGTGCTGATATGGAAAGATTGTTGGAAGAGGAGCGAAGATCAACATTGAAATTTGAGAAAAACATGATGGCAAAGTTTGCACAGTTATCCCAACAGACGCAAACACATCAG ACCGCTAGTACTACTGGGACTCTTGGTACAAGGCACAATGTAATTGCTCCCAATACGCTCATACAAGCTGCAACAATTCGAATGTTTCGAGCAATGGTAAGTG GATCCAAAGATTAA
- the LOC119284721 gene encoding uncharacterized protein LOC119284721 isoform X3 — MESITSYKNQYGQHRSGTQEQLGTHVAANDMCALDEWPSHARRNRAQLWNESDGQNKKGRGVLFVFRTKHLKRFKTKKMKLKVQFPVNIEAIFSRPHRKALRNATHHSLMGMDTWPNHQVVLKRIKSQFEEQARATAEIQKVNSELSHQVTKLQDQLQAERESTQERINFERAERENLEESLKEERADMERLLEEERRSTLKFEKNMMAKFAQLSQQTQTHQTASTTGTLGTRHNVIAPNTLIQAATIRMFRAMVSGSKD; from the exons ATGGAAAGTATAACGTCCTACAAAAACCAATATGGACAACACAGATCTG GAACTCAAGAACAACTTGGTACTCATGTAGCTGCTAATGACATGTGTGCACTGGATGAATGGCCATCCCATGCTCGCCGCAACCGTGCACAACTATGGAATG AAAGTGATGGACAGAATAAGAAAGGGCGAGGTGTACTTTTCGTATTTAGGACAAAGCATTTAAAGAGGTTCAAAACAAAGAAAATGAAACTGAAGGTCCAGTTTCCAGTGAACATAGAAGCAATATTTTCCAGACCGCATAGAAAGGCACTCCGCAATGCAACTCATCACAGCCTCATGGGTATGGATACATGGCCAAACCACCAAGTGGTTCTGAAAAGGATTAAATCACAATTTGAAGAGCAAGCACGTGCTACAGCAGAGATCCAAAAGGTAAACTCTGAGCTCAGCCATCAGGTCACCAAATTACAAGATCAATTACAAGCTGAACGTGAAAGCACACAAGAGAGGATTAACTTCGAGCGTGCtgagagagaaaaccttgaggagagCTTAAAAGAAGAGCGTGCTGATATGGAAAGATTGTTGGAAGAGGAGCGAAGATCAACATTGAAATTTGAGAAAAACATGATGGCAAAGTTTGCACAGTTATCCCAACAGACGCAAACACATCAG ACCGCTAGTACTACTGGGACTCTTGGTACAAGGCACAATGTAATTGCTCCCAATACGCTCATACAAGCTGCAACAATTCGAATGTTTCGAGCAATGGTAAGTG GATCCAAAGATTAA